The sequence actatAGATGATACATTAATTTGGctaattgaaattcaaaaagaCATGAACATTTTTATTAAGAGAAgggggaaaacaaaaaacaaaaaactccaAGGGTAAACAATGATTGCCATGCCTATGCGAAAAACAATTCCAATTCAACACTAACACAACGAAACCCCAGTTTGAACACAGAAAAAACTAAGCGAACTACTAAAAGAAAAGATCTCAATTGAGAGCACCAACACCGGTCTTACTCTGTCGAGCAAGCTTTGTCCACTCGGTATGAAATGAACCAGGGCGATCAATTCTCTCATAGGTATGTGCTCCAAACAAGTCCCTCTGAGCTTGAACAAGATTCGCAGGAAGCCTTGACCGCCTATAAGTATCAAAATAGGAAAGACTGGCACACATTCCTGGAGTACTAATCCCTGCCGATATTGCCAACCCCACAACTCTCCTCCAAGCTGCTTGGCGCTGAACCATTTCTTTAGCAAACTCAGGGTCAACAACCAAACTTGCTAAATTGGGATTCCTCTGATAAGCCTTCTTGATCCTATCCAAAAACACCGCTCTTATAATACACCCACCTTTCCAAATCCTAGCCAGCTCACCGAAATTCAAGTTCCAACCTTTCTCAGCGCTCTTGGCCCTCAACAAGTTCATTCCTTGAGCATAGCTACAAATCTTTGAAGCATACAGAGCCTGCCTAACATCATCAACCAACCTCTTCTTATCGACCCCACTTTTCACAGAACTAACTTCCTCCTTCAACCCTGCCTCTTTCAAAGCCTCAGCGGCATTCTCCCTCTCCTCCTTCAACCCGCTCAAGTACCTGCAATCCAACGAAGCTGCGATAGTTGGCGCCGCCACCGAAAGCTCCGCGGCTTGTTGCACCGTCCATTTCCCAGTACCCTTCATCCCTGTCTTGTCCAAAATCTTATCCACCAATTCCCCATCACCATGTTCATCCTTAACCTTGAATATATCCGCTGTTATCTCAATCAGGAAGCTCTCGAGCTCTCCTCTGTTCCACTCTGCAAAAATCTCGGAAAGCTCTGAATTTGACAACCCTCCAATATTCTTCAAAACATCATAAGCCTCCGAAATGAGCTGCATATCACCGTATTCAATTCCATTGTGGACCATTTTCACGAAGTTCCCAGAACCCCCTTCGCCAATATAAGTCACACACGGACCGTCTTCGACTTGAGCAGCGACTTTCTTGAGAATGTCCTGGACATTAGAGTAGGCCTCGAAAGACCCACCTGGCATAAGCGAAGGTCCATTTCGAGCACCGTCTTCGCCGCCCGAGACACCCATGCCCAGATAAAGAAGACCATTTTGCGTGACCTCTTGGATTCTACGCTCGGTGTTCTCGTACCACTCGTTACCACCGTCGATGATTGCGTCACCGGGCTCCATGTGGTCGGATAAAGCCGCGATCGTCTGGTCCACCGGAGCTCCAGCTTTGACGAGGATGATTACGGATCTGGGCCGTTTGATTGAGAGCACGAAATCGCGAGGGTTGTACTGGCCGAACAAAGGGAGGTTTCCTTCATTGTGGGCTCGATCTACGGTCTCGTCAACTTTGGAAGCTGTGCGGTTGTACACGGAGATTGGGAAGCCTTTGTCGGCGATGTTGAGAGCGAGGTTCTGGCCCATCACGGCGAGGCCTGCTAGGCCTATGCGCGATAGAGCCGTTGAAGCTTCCATAGCTGCTtcgaagagagaaagagagcgagagagagagagaaagggttTGGTAAGCGGGTTGGTGAAGGGGCTGAGAGACAGAGAAGGTAGGGGGAAGAAGGGAGGGAGTTCTTTAAAGATTTTTGGGGGAAAGAGAGAGTGACGGACTCGTCGAGGGAGCGAAAGGACACTGGACACTAGCGAACCGGCACTAGCCGTTTTGCGTATTTTGCCCCCCacctcctattttttttttttattaatttatttacaaatataaactattcaaaatcaaccaaaaaaaaaataataataatcttttaaaaaaaactacattttaaataattattaatgaaaactcacataaaaaattaattaaaattaattatagtttAATATCCtaaattttatctatatttcgtccagattaaatattaaatttttgaatttaagatattttacattgaaactttaatttataatttattttatattattttagtttctaaattaatttaaaaaaaattaaaaatttaaaaattgactaATTAgtttaattcacaaataaaataaaaaaggaaaaaatgattACTTTTTACTTAGactaatacaaaatatattatgaatcgAGGGTTCCATATAAAACATGTTAATTTTGAAAGTTTAATTTGCAATccaactaaaatataaatattaaaatccaattaaccttaaaaaaagaaaaatggttttcaaaaaaaaaaaaaaaaaaaaaaagtgacagtTCTTTTTTGTAATGGaaatatggttattattattattatttttttttttttaaaaagtatgcTGTGATTGGGGTTGTTTTCGTTCCTTATCCAATTATATCAAAAACATCTATGAAGATCAAGAGTAGActatacattattatttataattttctactTTGTAATTTTAAACTCAGATATCATCTTTCTTTCATCGAATTTAACTCTTAGGATTTTAAGACATTATTAATTTACCAATCATTAATATACTATCACCACatcatttcatataaaaaaaatttgattaaatttggTATTATACAACATTGCCTTTTCTATTTACTAAAAGATTTATAAAACAAAGACCATTAagcaaacaaattatttttagaaacaaGAGTAATTACTATATTTATGAAAGTCCAcgctttaattataaattataatatgataTGTATACATTTAGATAAGGCTATTTTtcccattttataattttatttgtttttgatatttcattttatttatttattttgaattttactcTATAATTCAAACTAATTGTATAACACAGCAACaattaaaggggaaaaaaaaaaaaaaaaagaagaaagaataacaaaacaacatatttttttaatttgttcttaaTAACACAACAACATGGACAAAGTTTACTAGTAACAATTACTTGACTAAAATAACTGATAGCAAATTTATAAGCGGAAATGGTAACTCTACTCTAATCTAATTGATTTAGTGCATTACAAGCATATACAAGAAGCACTTAATTGAACTatcacccccccaaaaaaaaaagaaaaagaaaaaaagtagcaCTTAATTGaactattacccaaaaaaacaaaaaataaaaaataaaaaataaaacccactAAATTGAATTTCAcactgatttttttattttcttgaagtGGAATCAACCCAAGAAAGCTTCGATAAGAGTGTTTCTGAGTAGATTTCTTATCTGCCATTTGCAGTCCGTGACTAGTATTCCTTGACAAGTTGCCTAAAAAGCGAACTCTCCTTACTCATTAGCTTCACTTGTTCACCATACTTAACTAATTTCCCTATAAAATTCAATcacaaaaatcatttttttttaacaaaagttGTGATAGTTTATAAGttaaaatatttggaaaaaaaaatcccaaaaataaaaaaaaataaaaaaaaaaaacaaaaataaaggtgGGTGTGTTTATGTAGAACTAAAAGAATATAGCAgaaacttgattttttttttttttttcctctaaatttttatttggaataaaCAAACCATCACTCATAGCAAGGACCATATTGCAGTCAATAACAGTTGGTATTCTATGAGCCACGGTGAAGACAGTGAAGTCAGCAAATTCGCTACTTATATAGTCTTTGGGAGAATTGAATCTGTGGCATTATCAATTGATGCGGTGGCTTCATCAAGAACTAATATTTTGCTTCTCTTTAACAATGCTCTCCCCAGACAGAATAATTGTCTCTCTCCCCATGCTCCAGTTTGATCCATCTTGCACAGCttcaatcaaatatatatatatatatatatatatatccaagacTTTTTTTTAAGCATGAATTTTTCAAAGCcaaacaaggaaacaaaatggacatgtttctttctttcttaccTGAAGAATCCAGaccattttctttctcttagaTTGCACTTCTAAGCTGACATTTTTCAAGGTCCTTTTTCATGCATTCACAGAAGACAAGTTATTACCCTTAGTTCATAAGAGTTGGGTTTATAAAGGGTTAACGTCATTTAAACTCATCTGGTCTTTGGCTTAAATTCAATTTGTCCTCgtttcaaaaatatcatatatttcCCCATTTACCTATTACATTCACACTCCTTGAATTTTACTGTCAATTTCTATCATTCACAGCCTTTGTAGGAGTATAATTGACATTTTCAAAAGGGTCTCATTGAAATGAAACATGAACAAGCGTTCTTTTTATTACCTCCCAAATTTCATGATCTGTATAATATGACAAGGGATCAAGATTGTATCTGACAGAACCAGTAAAAAGTGTCGGTTCTTGTGGGATGATTCCTAGATTTGATCTCAGATCATGAAGACCAATTGTGGAAATCTACGATGATTCTTCCTTCTGTTGGCTCTACTAGCAGAAACAAAGCACTAACAAGAGTTGTCTTACCACTTCCTGTCCTACCAACTATTCCAATTTTGTTACCTCCTTCAAATATGCAGTTTATTCCTCGAACTGGTGGAGAACCAGGTCAATATCTGATCTGGTTGATAACAATTTGAAAGAATGTATAAGCTTTTTCATGAGGTTTCGAAATGGACAAAGAAATGAAACTGTTATTGGCGGCATCAaaatttttacctttaaatcacAAATCTCCACCTTACCAACAAGAGGCCGGTTATGTGGTGGTTGACGACCTTCTATGATTTCTGCAGCTTCACTTGGACTATGCATTATATTGTTGTAGTCTTTCCATTGAAACAATTAAATTTTCAGAGGAGCAGTCCATTTGAACAGAAAGTACAAGGAATACATTCAATGAAGGGTCATACGACAGTGCCAATCCAACAAATCCTGTCATCAAGAAAACGTTCCTGTTGATGTTCTAGAATTGAATCTTTTATTGAACTTTACCCGTTTCAGATAAACATATCCTCTTGTCAAAGAAATCTGTAGAAGTATAAAACTCATAAATCTTGAAGAAACTTTGGTCTTACgtccaagaaaatatatatatatatatattgcttaagTTTGCTGATAAACTTGTAATGCTATATACACCAGATATAAACTATTAAGCCGTATAAGACATGTAAGAATGTGAtggttaaatttaatatattactgACCGGAGGAAGAAGCTTCAAGGTGCAACAAAGATATGGCTAGCACAGAGAAAGAGACAACCATTGCACATAGTAATTCTAAACGTTGAATCAACCACTCATTGCTGAAAAGCTGTTGAAATATAGGCTTGCATCCATGTCAATAACTTCAAGTTTTTCGTAAAGAAACGTTGTTCCTCACCAAAAGCTCTGATTATCATTGATCCAGCAATGGATTCAGCAAGGTGGTTAGCAACCAAAGACTTGGTAGTGCCATTAATTCTCATCATCTCTTTTGCAGAAGCATAGTACTACCTCTATATGCcaagacaaaagcaaataaaaaataaatataaaaataatttctttcttgGAGTGAGCTATATACACTTGGAACAAGTTAGTATTTATCTGTTTTTCTTATTTCCTAGATGTAATTAATTTGACTTCTTTCTTTAAATCATTTACTTCTTTCTCTAGGAGGggaaaaaagggtaaaaacaaaaaatcatgcTGCTATTTGTGTTGCTTTCTCTAGTACCTTCAAAACAGCAGTCAGATAGATTATGGGGATGATTTTAAACAAGACAGGCCAGCTTAAGATAACCAACACCGTATAGCTGAAGTACACGACAATGGTCATCCCTACTGCAAAATTTGACTTCATAACCACTTCAAGATCCATGATACTCATATCAGAGGAGACCTATAGACATATTTAAACACAAATGTAAGTATCATTATAGAATTATTCATATGAAATGGTACAGCAGCAGCATCTGAATTTTGCTTCCTCACTTACCCGGGTGAGCATTCTTCCTAGAGGAGTTGAGTCATAAAAGGCCATTGGTGCTCGAAAGAGGGAGCTCAACAGTTCAGGAAAAATAGATTCTGATGCTTTATAGTTTAAAATGACTAAGAAAAACGATCTGAGAAGCAAAAATAATGTAAGTATACAACAAATTACCAAGTATGTTATTATCAATTTTGTTCTTCCTACAAAACCATCACGAATATCAGAAGCCAGCAAATAGTTGTGTATATACTGCCCCACAGTGAATGCAATGTGGGACATAATTGCCAGGGAGAAGTAAAGAAAGCTCTTGTTGTGTTTGACGTACTGTATGTATGGCTTCAAACCATTATCTcctatttctctctcttcttgcTTGATTAATTGATCTCCACAAAATGCTGTGAATTGTTCTTCATCATAATTCTGGATCTCTTTTCCCAGGACTCTACTTCTTTGGGAAGAAGAATTTTGGGCATGCTTCTTAGAATCAATCGCTTCATTTTGTGAGTTGACAAGGTTTTGAAATTCCTTACTAGAAGCCATCAACTCTTCATATGAAGAGGCTTTTACAGGTACTCCATCAGACAGAACTGTCAAACAAATGGAGCTTTTTAGGAACTGAATTTCCTTCTTTAGATTAACAAATTTGTTAAGGATACAGAAAGAGAAAATACCTAACAGAATACAATCAAAAGCAGGAAAAAAATCAACTTGATGGGCCACTAGTGTGACTGTGTTCCCTGACATAGCTCCCATGACATATTCCTGGCATCAACCATATTAGCTTTCTCTAAAACATAAAATTGCAGTGTAAATACCACACATACAAAACGAATGGTGTTTGTTAAATTACATTGAATAAATTGGTTGTGGTATGTGCATCAACAGCGCTGAAAGGATGATCCAGAAAATATAAATCTTCATCCTTATGCAGTGCACGTGCAAGTTGGATCCTTTGTTTCTGTCCACCACTCAAATTGACACCTCTTTCTCCAATTTTGTTTGCTCACCCATTGGAAGCATCTCAAGATCCTTTACTAAGGAACTCTTCCTAAGCACTTCTTGGCATCTCAGCGAATCCAAAGGAGAGCCATGGTCCCGGTTTGAATCCATGCTGTCTGGGAAACATATGCTATCTTTTCATTAACATGAACCTAAAAGCATAGATTCAGACagggaaaattaaaataaattcatgTTC comes from Ziziphus jujuba cultivar Dongzao chromosome 6, ASM3175591v1 and encodes:
- the LOC107406734 gene encoding 6-phosphogluconate dehydrogenase, decarboxylating 3, chloroplastic isoform X1; translated protein: MEASTALSRIGLAGLAVMGQNLALNIADKGFPISVYNRTASKVDETVDRAHNEGNLPLFGQYNPRDFVLSIKRPRSVIILVKAGAPVDQTIAALSDHMEPGDAIIDGGNEWYENTERRIQEVTQNGLLYLGMGVSGGEDGARNGPSLMPGGSFEAYSNVQDILKKVAAQVEDGPCVTYIGEGGSGNFVKMVHNGIEYGDMQLISEAYDVLKNIGGLSNSELSEIFAEWNRGELESFLIEITADIFKVKDEHGDGELVDKILDKTGMKGTGKWTVQQAAELSVAAPTIAASLDCRYLSGLKEERENAAEALKEAGLKEEVSSVKSGVDKKRLVDDVRQALYASKICSYAQGMNLLRAKSAEKGWNLNFGELARIWKGGCIIRAVFLDRIKKAYQRNPNLASLVVDPEFAKEMVQRQAAWRRVVGLAISAGISTPGMCASLSYFDTYRRSRLPANLVQAQRDLFGAHTYERIDRPGSFHTEWTKLARQKVFTRN
- the LOC107406734 gene encoding 6-phosphogluconate dehydrogenase, decarboxylating 3, chloroplastic isoform X2; this encodes MEASTALSRIGLAGLAVMGQNLALNIADKGFPISVYNRTASKVDETVDRAHNEGNLPLFGQYNPRDFVLSIKRPRSVIILVKAGAPVDQTIAALSDHMEPGDAIIDGGNEWYENTERRIQEVTQNGLLYLGMGVSGGEDGARNGPSLMPGGSFEAYSNVQDILKKVAAQVEDGPCVTYIGEGGSGNFVKMVHNGIEYGDMQLISEAYDVLKNIGGLSNSELSEIFAEWNRGELESFLIEITADIFKVKDEHGDGELVDKILDKTGMKGTGKWTVQQAAELSVAAPTIAASLDCRYLSGLKEERENAAEALKEAGLKEEVSSVKSGVDKKRLVDDVRQALYASKICSYAQGMNLLRAKSAEKGWNLNFGELARIWKGGCIIRAVFLDRIKKAYQRNPNLASLVVDPEFAKEMVQRQAAWRRVVGLAISAGISTPGMCASLSYFDTYRRSRLPANLVQAQRDLFGAHTYERIDRPGSFHTEWTKLARQKWFTRN